The genome window CTGGCAAGCGATCTTGTGCGCGACCGTTTGCAGATATTGGAATGAAGACGTGTTCGCGATCGCGCTCCGCTTGGGAAGGTCGCGCGAGATATTCTCCACGGCGGCATTGTTGGAGGAGGCCACGACCATTTCGAAACCGGCAAGGGCCGGGATCAGCGCCGATATGGAGCTCGTGCTCCGGTCCCCGAAAGTGACGCGGCACGCCGAACCGCCAAAGGCATCGCGCGCCGTCTTCAAGGAGGAGAGCACCCGGGCGCGCCGAACGATATTATCCGCGAACATGTCGCGAAGCAGGGTCGTCTTTCCCGTCCCCGGCGGGCCGTTGACCGAGGACAATCCTGCTTGCGAAAGGTCGCCAATCGCCGAATTGATCGCAAACTGCTGCATGAGGCTCATCGCGTGGTGACGGTCGCTCAGCCAACGTCCGCGGTTGAGATTGCCTGGATGCAAGGCCCGAACGATCGCCTGGCGTCCATCCTCGGTGTAGAGGTCGATCCGCTTCTCCTGCGCGAGCGGCGTGAGATATTGCCTGAGCGGCTTGGGGATATCGCCGTGTTTGACCCCCATCATCGCCTGCTCGATATCCTCGATGAAGAAGCTGTTTAGGATCCCGATCTCTTCTTCGATGTTTGCACTCTCGTCCTCCGCGTCGGCGGCATCGGGCGCGTTGCTCTCCTGCGGTGGCGGCAGGGAGAGGAGTTCGGGCTTTTCCGCCCTGTCTCGGTAGCGTATTTCGACGGCGGCGATGGGCTTTTCCTGGCGTGAGGCAAAGCCGGCCCAATTGCAGAGCAATTCATGCAGCGTCAGGATTTCGCCGGCGTCGATCGGCTGATCGTCCGTGTCCTCGGAGGATGGAGATCTCAGCTGTCGCTGTGCCCGAAAGTTTTGGAGCAGTTCCGAGAGCTGCCGTTTGCTGTCGGCAAATGCCTCGTGGCTGAGCGAGGAGAGGCCGGATTTTCGCACCCGTCCCAGAGCCCATGGCAGCGTGGAAACCGAAAACGTTTCGAACATCGGCTGTCCCAAGGGGGAGAGCTGCAGGCTGGCAAAGCAGGTGTCGCCGTCGAGGTCGCCGCGTTCGGCATCCTCATATTCTGATAAATCGGCCGCAACGCTGTCGAAATGCCGGCGGATGTCGGCAATTTCCGATTTGCTGAAAACGCCGAGGAACAGGGTAAAGCCAGTGATCTGCTTCTCCTCGGGGATCGCTGGGCGGCTGAGCGCGGCGCCGTCATCCTCGAGTGTCTCCGCATGCAGCCAGAAAATAGTTCGGCCTGCAGCTGCGACAACACGGCTGGAGAGATCGTAAGGAATGAAGAACTCGATTTTGTGCCAGAAATCGAGAATGGCGAGAAGCCGTTCCCTTTCGGCGCCATCTGCATTGGTCTGCATGAGTTCTCACTGAGGAGTTGCAAAAATAGGCTCGCGCTTGTTTAACAACGATCTCAGCTCAAAATCAAAGATCATGGCGATCTGCGCGTCCTGGAACCGCCGGACCGCATTTCCGCACCATGACAAAACCGCGTCAATGCAGGCGCGGCCGGCGTCGCTCGCTGAACTGCCACCCCCGGTTCCAGCGGGCGATACTCTCCGGCACGACGTCCACCTTATGAGGAGCAGGCGCCGCACGCATGCGGATTCGTTCGAGCGCTGCACTCGCCTTGGCGGCATAGTCGAGTGCGGCCGGATCGTCCGAATGCACTCCCTGGATCGCAGCAAAGACCGTCTCTGCTTCGGCCAGCCGTTTGCCCGCCGCAAGGGCGATGCCACGCTTGTAATGCGCCTGGATGAGATGCGGCCCGATCTCGCCGACCCGGCGGAAAGTCTCGGCGGCCTGGTCGTATTGATGCAGGGCAAGCTGCGTGTCGCCAAGCCGCATCTCTATCGGCGTCGGATCGGGCGCTCGTTCGGTGAGAGCCTTGTAGGCAGTCAGTGCCTCCGTCAGCTTGCCTCGGTCGAACAGCAGATTGGCGAGCCCGAATTCCGCGCCGGTATGGCCGGGAGCAGATTGCAGCACCTGGTTGAAGGCAATCTCCGCTCTACCACGGGCGCCGTTGCGGTACATGTCGAGCGCCTGTTCGTAGACGAAACGAATGCTGCGCGGATTGAGCACGCCGTGCAGGTTCTGGCCGCTGCGGGTACGGAACAGGGTACAGCTGATCCGCCTTTCCTCCGCCCCGAACATATATTTATAGGGTTCGTTCCCCCGCAGGAAGTCATAGGTCTTGAAGCCGTCCTCGATCGCCCGCCGGATGCAGTAACCATGCAGGATGAGGCCGGGAGACGGCGTCTTCCAGGTCTCGTCGCGGCCAGTGATGTAAAAGAGAATCGCCTTCTTCTGCCGATCGACGATATTGGCCAGCGCGCCGAGCGGCTGGTCG of Rhizobium sp. BT04 contains these proteins:
- a CDS encoding GNAT family N-acetyltransferase, with the protein product MRIDIIDTIAGFETVRDNWDQVFMDDPDAQHFLSWIWLKNYLSRRRRWFILALRERDPDAPYVAFFPLRLITHLNEKTGLFYDEIMMAGNFAADYTGFIVRPDYEHHAIAGFASFIKHQNWTDLKLEYFSGPAGRREKMIEALRGPEVMFRDSSPQNSENIDNTICPIVPLPANFDDYLEQRMSSQTRQKLRRFLRKVEGDDIYRITMATPETIHRDLDILFNLWRTKWSARKGAERTERLIITTREMLMDCFNSGNLDVPVLWHGDQPLGALANIVDRQKKAILFYITGRDETWKTPSPGLILHGYCIRRAIEDGFKTYDFLRGNEPYKYMFGAEERRISCTLFRTRSGQNLHGVLNPRSIRFVYEQALDMYRNGARGRAEIAFNQVLQSAPGHTGAEFGLANLLFDRGKLTEALTAYKALTERAPDPTPIEMRLGDTQLALHQYDQAAETFRRVGEIGPHLIQAHYKRGIALAAGKRLAEAETVFAAIQGVHSDDPAALDYAAKASAALERIRMRAAPAPHKVDVVPESIARWNRGWQFSERRRPRLH